From the Oscillatoria salina IIICB1 genome, the window CAGTGAGTCGCCGATATAGTCGGCGATGTCTTGAATATCTGGATCTTGATAGTAGTGGGCTAAGATAACCGCGTTTAACTCTTGTTTGAGATCGGCGATCGCTCTAAACAAGTCGCTGGGAATCGCGGTTACTTGGTTTGGTGCTGGTTTAGGAAGTACAGTGGTAAACAATTTGCTTGATCGGGATCGGCAATGTAAATTTTTCTATCTTAATTATAGTTATTTTTACCAAAAATTGCACCTGTTTCGGAATAGAGGGGAAAAGATTGGGCTAGATCCCAGCGCTGTAAACGGTTCTAGCGGGCTAATCGAGAAAACCGAGATTCGTTAAAATCCTGGTAAGTTCCAAAACTCAGGGTTAAATTCGCTTAAGGAGTTGAGAACTAGATCGGCATTTTGGTATAAACTGCGATCTATGTCAGGATCGGGAACTGCAACCACCGACATTCCGGCGGCAAAAGCGGCTTGTACGCCAGAGAGAGAATCTTCAAAAACTAAACATTCTTCTGGAGAAGCACCTAAACGTTGGGCTGCGAGGAGAAAAATATCTGGTGCGGGTTTACCTTGTTTTAAATCGGGGTCATCTCCGGTTACGATACAGTTAAACAAACTAAACCATTGTTGATGACGGCTGGTTTTTAAGGCAAAGGTATGTTTGGCGGTGCTGGTAGCAACGGCTTGGGGTAAGCGATGCTGATGAAAGTGTTTGGTGAGATTTACTGCTCCTGGAAGAGGTTGAGCTTGGGAGTATAATTTCTGAATAATCTTTTCTCGCTCTTGGAGATATTTCTTTGGAGAAAGGGGTATTTTGAGGATTTCGACGATAATGGTGGCTGAATCGAGGGCATTTCTTCCGGCAATTTTCGCTTTTACCGATTTATCGAAAATTTTACCGTAACGAGCAGCGATCGCCTGGTTAACTTTAGCGTTAATTGATTCGGTGTTTAAAAGTAAACCGTCTAAGTCGTAGATAAGATAAGCTATTGTAGGCACATTTATTTCCTCTAAACCTTTCTCTATGGACTCTTCAGTCTATAACCCTGCGGAAGAAAATCTTTTTTCTCATCCGTTACTCAACCAATCTAATTGAAATACATCTGTAACCCACCATGTTGCCGAGAACCTCGATACCCACTATTACTCATCTTATAATCCGCACCCCCTACCTTAGGGAAATTAGCTTAGCTTGATTGTGCGAGAAGCCCTACGTCCATGGGTAGGAAGTTCAGCGTTGCGGAATAATGAAGCTGATTCAGCAACACCTTTTGGCTTAAACTGAAGATCGCACAATTCCCTTTTTGCTGTGTAAGTCCTAAACTGAATTTGTTACTTAAAATTTGCAGACAGAGGGGCAGATGGCAAACTACTCTTGCATCGCAATTGGCATCAACCGCTATTTATATCTTCAACCTCTCAATTATGCTCAAGCAGACGCACAGGCGATCGCCGAAATTTTGGCGAATGTTGCCGAATTGCCACCAGAGCAATGTTTGCTGTTGACTGATGCTTCTAATTGGGTGGAAGAACAACCTACTTATCCGACGCGAGAAAATATCCTCTCCTGGCTCGATAATATCCAGAATAATTTAGCAATTCAATGGTTCTTTTTCAGTGGCTATGGGGTTAACTGGGAAGGCGTAGATTATTTAATGCCTGTAGATGGTAATCCGGCAGATATTCCGGGGAGTGCGATCGCTATGCGAGAGTTGTTTGAGTCACTACGGGATAATGGGTCCGATCGCCTTTTAGTCTTGCTGGATATCAACCGTTCGCCAGGATTATTTGCTGGCAGTTCGGTGGGTGTGGAAACAAAAGAATTAGCTGAAGAGATGGGGATCTCGCTGGTACTTTCTACCGAACCAGGGGAATTTTCCCATGAATCAGCCGATCTCGCTCGTGGTATTTTTACTGCTGGCTTATTAGAAGCACTAAATTACTTTCAAAAAGATATTAATTTAGAAAATCTCGACCGATATCTGCGCGATCGCTTGCCGGAATTGAGCGAACATCACTGGCGACCCGTGCAAACTCCTGTAACAATTATTCCTTCACCTCAAGCTGCACTCCAACCACTTCTTCCTCAGCCAGAAAGAGAAAACGATCTTTGGCAGCTTGATGGTAATGTTCCAGATACAGTAGAGGCTCTGGCTGTTAATTCTCAAGCAGAAAGTAATGGTACTGGTACGATCGCTCCAACCGCAGTTTCGACGTTAGAAAGACCAACGGCTTCAATTGTTTCACCAACAAAAGTACCTGCGGTCAATAATAATGCTTTGACTGCCTATGATTCACCAGATTCGCCCCCAGGGAAAAAACCAACCTGGCAAGTTTTGCTTCTAATCGCGGGTAGTTTAGCTATTTTTGCTGCCGCAGTTTTTGCCGCAGTCTTACTTGGCGATCGCGATCGGCTTCCGGAGGAAACTTCTGCCGATCCTGCTCGAACTACAGTTTCTCCGATTACTGAACCACCACTGGATTCAGATGTAACTGAGGTCCCAGCCAACAGCAATCAAACTATACCTGCTCCAGAAGCTACTGAAGTACCACCTACGGTTAGTGAAATTGCACCTTCTCGGGGAGCTACAGACAATGCTACAGTTGCTCCTTCTCCTCCCCCAAACCCGACTGCATCGCCAGCGTCAACAGCAACCTTAGAAGCAAATCGAGAGTTATTAAATCGAGCCACCACTTATATTCAATCCAATCAAGCATCTGGCTTTAGTCGAGCAATTAACGAAGTCCGTCAAATTGAACCAGGTGCGCCTCTTTACAACGAAGCCCAAGCGGCGATCGCTCGTTGGAGTCAAGTAATTTTAGATATTGCCCAAGGACGAGCCGAAGAAGATAATTATGCTGGCGCGATCGCGGCTGCTAAATTAGTTCCCAATGATGTACCACAAATCAAAAATGCTGCGAATCAGGCGATCGTTAAATGGTCGGAACTTGCTGAGCTAAAATGGACAAACCAAAATACTATCGCCGCCGCTCAGGAACAGATTAATCCTGCTCAAGCTTCTTCTTATAGTTTTGGGATTAGCCTGCTGCGGAAAATCAACTCAGGCGAACCAGAATATCGCCAAGCACAGCAATTAATTGAAGAGTGGAGCCGACAAATTTATCTGATGGCTAATTCTCGCGCTGCCGGAGGCAATTTGAATCAAGCAATTGAGACAGCTAAGTTAGTCCCCCGTAATACTCCATCCTACGACCAAGCACAAAACGCGATCGCTCGCTGGCAACAAGGACAAAGGTAATTCAAGCGAACAGTTATCACGTAGCCGCAGTTATCAGTTAGTAATTGGTAGTGGGTAGTTTGTGTTACCCAATCACCAATCCCCTTTAACTATTTAATCGGAATAAAAATTTCAAACTTAGTTCCTTTTCCTACTTCCGAATGACATAAAAGATTACCACCGTGTTTTTCAACCACAATTTGATAGCTAATTGCTAGTCCTAATCCGGTTCCCTTACCAATTGGTTTCGTTGTAAAAAAGGGATCGAAAATTTGCTTGCAAACTCCTTCTGGCATTCCCTTGCCATTATCACTAATTTCAATTTTCACCTGTTCGCCAACCACTTGAGTACGAATAGTAATTTTACTAGGTGATGCTTGAATTTCTGCTAGCGTTCGGCACTCATCTTGTTCTTCAAGAGTATCAATAGAGTTACTGATAATGTTCATAAATACCTGATTAATTTGACTAGCATAACATTCAATCAGGGGTAAATCGTCATAATTTTTCTCAACTTCAATCGTTGGATGGTTGTTTTTTGCCTTCAAACGATGTTGTAAAATCAAGAGGGTACTGTCTATTCCCTCATGAAGATTTACAGCTTTTCTTTCCGCTTGATCGTGGCGGGAGAAATTGCGTAAAGATAAAACTAACTGACGAATACGTTCTGCTCCTACTTTCAGTGAAACTAAAACTTTTGGTAAATCTTCTTGCAAAAATTCTAAATCAATTTCTTCGCAAAAATCGACAATTTTTGACTTGGGATTTGGGTAATCTAGGCGGTATAAGTTCAATAAATCGAGTAGATCTTGAGTATACTGACTAACATGATTAAGATTACCGTAAATAAAATTTACTGGGTTATTGATTTCATGGGCAACACCAGCTACTAATTGTCCCAAGCTAGACATTTTTTCAGTTTGAATAAGCTGGGTTTGAGTTTGCTGTAATTCTTCTAATGCTTTAGCAAGTTCTTCGGCTTGTTGTTGAGTTTGAGTTAGCAGAGAACTTTGTTTGAGCGCTACTC encodes:
- a CDS encoding HAD-IA family hydrolase; its protein translation is MPTIAYLIYDLDGLLLNTESINAKVNQAIAARYGKIFDKSVKAKIAGRNALDSATIIVEILKIPLSPKKYLQEREKIIQKLYSQAQPLPGAVNLTKHFHQHRLPQAVATSTAKHTFALKTSRHQQWFSLFNCIVTGDDPDLKQGKPAPDIFLLAAQRLGASPEECLVFEDSLSGVQAAFAAGMSVVAVPDPDIDRSLYQNADLVLNSLSEFNPEFWNLPGF